The genomic window ATCTCGCTGGCGATCGTCAGCGTGCTCTGGGTGCTCTACGGCTACACCCTCAGCTTCGGCAACGACTCCTTCCACGGTCTGATCGGCAATCTCGACCACCTCGGCATGCGTGGCATCGGGATGAACGACCTGAACGGCTCGATCCCGGTCACCGCCTTCGCCGCGTTCCAGCTGATGTTCGCGGTGATCACCCCGGCGCTGATCAGCGGTGCGATCGCGGACCGGGCCAAGTTCACGGCCTGGTCGCTCTTCGTGGCCCTGTGGGTCACCGTCGTCTACTTCCCGGTCGCGCACTGGGTCTTCTACACCGACAACGGCCACGGCGGCTGGCTGGTCGACCACCTGGGCGTGATCGACTTCGCCGGCGGCACCGCCGTGCACATCAACGCCGGGGTCGCGGGCCTGGCCCTGTGCCTGGTGCTGGGCAAGCGGGTCGGCTTCAAGAAGGACCCGATGCGCCCGCACAGCCTGCCGCTGGTGATGCTCGGCTCCGGGCTGCTCTGGTTCGGCTGGTTCGGCTTCAACGCCGGTTCGGCGCTGGCCGCCAACGGCGTGGCCGGCATGGCCTTCATGAACACCCAGGTCGCCACCGCCGCCGCGATGCTCGGCTGGCTGGCCTACGAGAAGCTGCGGCACGGCGCCTTCACCTCGCTCGGCGCCGCCTCCGGCGCGGTGGCCGGCCTGGTGGCCATCACCCCCGCCTGCGGCTCGGTCTCGATGCTCGGGGCACTGGCGATCGGCCTGATCGCCGGCGCGGTCTGCGCCGCCGCG from Kitasatospora sp. NBC_01250 includes these protein-coding regions:
- a CDS encoding ammonium transporter; translated protein: MPDGFSGGDTAFVLISAALVMLMTPGLAFFYGGMVRVKSTLNMLVMSFISLAIVSVLWVLYGYTLSFGNDSFHGLIGNLDHLGMRGIGMNDLNGSIPVTAFAAFQLMFAVITPALISGAIADRAKFTAWSLFVALWVTVVYFPVAHWVFYTDNGHGGWLVDHLGVIDFAGGTAVHINAGVAGLALCLVLGKRVGFKKDPMRPHSLPLVMLGSGLLWFGWFGFNAGSALAANGVAGMAFMNTQVATAAAMLGWLAYEKLRHGAFTSLGAASGAVAGLVAITPACGSVSMLGALAIGLIAGAVCAAAISLKYKLGFDDSLDVVGVHAVGGAIGSVLIGLFATGHVGQSARGLFYGGGWGQLGKQVLGVLVVAGYSFVLSWLLGQAIQRTIGFRVAEEVEVAGIDQAEHAETAYDFSAVGASLARALGGSATAAAKPGAAEPAGPRTTHKTGVDAR